The region TAAACGGGATCCGGGTCTCATTTTGGCTCTTGATAGTTCTGCTTTTCTGCCTtgcaatgttttgttttaaagaaGGTAAAGATGTCTATGGTTTCAAGGTCAAGGTGATATTAGTCAGCTAGTCAATAATATGGTcccgtttttctcttcttccatCAATGAAAGGGGTCCAACCACCTGCTGGATCCCACCTTCGTGGACTTTCAGTCAGCTTCAATGGATGgattatttaaaattagatgAATAACAAATACTTCGTCGAATTTAAAAGAGTTACAATCAactaattttgataaataacaagattacagttaaaaaaacaaaactcatccGAAtcattcattttgattttgaataaaaCCCGTCATACATATTCACATAAACTCAACTATTTTTacgattaaaataatatttcttagtctttatatatttttctaccatCAGCGTCAGATATCGTATCAGACTTTGAAATGTTCATGTTTCATATTCGAACAGAAACCAGAAAGAAGGGAGCGCATAAGGAACAGACTTGACGCTAGTTTTCAATCGATCCAGGTCCACAAgagttcttctttcttttttgattatCTTCCTCGCCTATGTATAAAACTCAATCCATTCTATTTCTAAAATAGATTATTCATCCTTTAACTTTTCGAGAAATCCTTCATAAGTGATTGTGAATGACCGATTTTTCTCAATCTTTTCAACCTCTTGGTTCTGCAGGAATAAATCAGAAAGATTGAGAAATAGAACTATTTAATTTGATTGGTTCTCAATAATCACGAGATGATCTTGttaggatgatttttttttttgatggatGCTCCTATTATACTTGTAGTTTCTGAAAGATGAGAACCAACTATATAGCATGTATATCGAGATATAATCTTGAATGTTATTAGTTTTGGTGCGTAGACCAAATAATACAATGCaagtaaaagtttttaaattcataGAAATATAGAATAGCATATAAATTATCATGCTTGCATATCCACCATTTTAGTTTCCAATAATTACATATCTAATTTGATTTATAAACGAACATATGCAAGCATATATTTCATGCTTGTTTGAGTAATAATAATGAGATTCTTCATTGTCATGCTCAGAATAACTAGGATTTCCAGAAGAAGATGCCATTTGTTTAATATTATCAAGCATCACCATCAGGTTCCAATTCTGTTAACTTTCAATGCTCTATCTGTAGGTTGTGCCAGTTGTGGAAGTTGATTGACTGGAACGAATATGGTATCATAAGGCTGGATGTTATTGCCATTAACATCAACAATAGATTTTGTTTCAACTCCAAATGTTGAAGCAACTGAAGATAAGTTATCAGAAGGCTGAAACACATAAGATACCAGATAATTCACCTTGTTTTGCAACTGGGTTTGATTAGGACACTTGCAAAATATTGGAAAGATCACCTCTACTCCTATGTCGAGTAGTTCGGGGATAAGTGTAGGGTTGAAAAGCTCAACAGACTGGTAGGTCGTAAGGTTTTGGAAGTATTCAGTCGAGACAATGTAGAAAGTGTTGCCTTCCTTGATGGTATATGTGATGTTTGCAGAGGAAATGCTAGTGCTAATATTGATGGTGTTGCAAGAACATGATAAAGGGACAAAGAGGGGTTGATTGGGGATGAGAGGTGAGGTTGGAGAGGAGATGTTACTTGGTTTTGATATCATAAGGCGGCTAACCGAGAAAAGGTCACCGATTGAGGCAAGGTCAAGGAAGTTAGGAGCTGAGGCTCGGTAGAAGGCATAGGTTTGACATGGAAAGGACCTCTGGTTGGCTGGGCAGGTGAACCCCTGAGTGGTTGGCTGGGCTTGCAAATGGTGGAGGATATTACTgtaagagagaaagaagaggagagaagagaCTAAACGGGATGCGGGTCTCATTTTGGCTCTTGATGGTTCTGCTTTGCTGCCTTGCAATGCTCTGTTTTAAAGAAGAAGGTAAAGATGTCTATGGTTTCAAGGTAAAGGTGATACTAGTCAGTGGAACTCTTGCTAAAATTCTAGTCAATAATATGGtcatgtttttctcttcttccatCAATGAAAGGGGTCCAACCACCTGCTGGATCCCACCTTCGTGGAATTTCAGTCAGCTTCAATGGGGGTTTCAAGCTAAtattatatcttattatttaaaattagatgaataataaatacttcgtcgaatttaaaagaaatacaatcaactaattttaataaacaagaagattataattaaaaaaaacacaaaactcatCCGAATCATTCATTTTGATCTTTAATAAAACCCATCATACATATTCACATAAATTCAACTATTTTTacgattaaaataatatttcaaagtctttatatatttttcttccgTCGGCGTCAGATATCGTATCAGACTTTGAAATGTTCATGTTTCAGATTCGAACAGAAAAACCAGAAAGAAGAGCGCACAAGGAACAGACTTGACGCTAGTTTTCAATCGGTCTGGGTCCACAAACTCTAAAACATCCAGATCCGTTTTCAAACTGCGAGGTGCACAGGCGTGGGCGTAAAATGGCCAAACTGTTTTCAAACGAGACATGGCATTATTATGAGGCTGCTGATGTTCAAGGTGTCGAAAGGACGAGGATCAAGTGGTTGCTGATTGGCTGGGAGCAACCAATTGGTGAGTCTAGAGTCTTAAATTCTGAGATGACGCTGGCTTCTACTGTAAATATTGACGTTATAATAAATCTTGCCGTGTGGGAGAGATAGCACAGTGTAGCAAGCAGTCAAGCACCAGCAGGCCAGCATCATTAATTCCCTGGATGAAAACAAACAGTTGCCATCTAGTTTGTGAGGAGCTAGAAATTCTATTtagtttctttaattattttttaaaagttaattttgatataaaaatttatttatgttatttttcgatcccttgttagaaaaaaaaaaagattatcaaattttgataagaaaaaaaattactatttaagtcaatttcaaccactaaaatggattttttttatgtccgCAAGTTTTATGAGATAAGATGAGTTTGATGGTAGTTATTTGATGCCTCAAAGTTtcctggaaaaaataaatattgatcgAGGTGGATAAATCTAAATCGGTTTaatttcaagattattttttttgttttttcctctcattcCCCCGCCTTGTAATTTGTgaagagagatgagagagaaaataaaataaaataaaataaaaggatcttGGAGGCTCACCGAAACTTCGATGTCTATACCATCAATATTCAATACCATTGAAaagatcttaaaaaaacaaatctaacagTACTTAAGAAGGTCACAAACCGTGAATGTAGTGGGTCACGCTAGCCATCCAAAGATGTCAGGACTTGCTTGACTTCAAGTCACTCGTGTAATTCACTCCGATTATCATTGATGACCTCTCTTGGTATCGTTAGATTTATCTCATCGTGATCTTTTCAACGATACTGGTGATGTTATTATTGGAGTTTTACTGTATCTTCAAGATCTTTTTTCCCCCTCTCTCTCCTTATTAAATTTATGTCCAATCAAATTTGTAATTTGAAAGAGTTGCAAATATCACTTACAAATCACATATATTATATGTGACTCACTAAATATTTTGTGATTAttatttctctaaatatttttatatattttcctatggttgtatgaaaaaaaaaaaaaaaaactaagtgttGAACCCCAACCATAAAAGCGAGAATTTCATTAAAGATGAATGAGGACAAAGGGTACATATAAAAAAAGCCCCTAGTtgcaattacaaataaaaaatggtgtTCAGGTTGAAAATGGGGTTAGGTGATTTTATAGAACGACACAAGTttgtctttgtgtttttttatttttttaaatttatttttttatattttttaaaaattattttaatgtattgatattaataaaaaaaattaaaaaaaatattatttaaatatattttcaatcaaaaaatatttaaaaaacacagatataacaatacaaaaaacTATCTAATCCATAGGCACCATGACCGGGTGACAGAGGTGCCCTTCCTGGGTGACTTTAATGTTGCTCCACCAAGGATGACTAAAACGAACAAATTATTCGTGATTGTCTAATTTCAAAAGACAaaccatgaaaataataattaaaaataacaaagataacataaaaataattatgagagATGTAGTTTAACTAGTCatatcttgaatttattttttaaaaattattagtttgaatCTCACAAGCTTCAggataattaaaaacttatataattattaatttcagatctataaaattaatcataaaataccacattaataattaaagaaaaaacataaaaatacctTAGTTAACTAGCCTTCCAGAGAAAATGGTGGTGGAATCTGAGTCATGAGACGCCAAAGTCACTCTTCTTTGACTTCCTACTCTTCTACTACTCAAAACGCCGATGAATCGATGATCATCATGACCCCTTAAGAACTATAACCAGTTAACATGGAACCTCTTCCATACAAAAACATCTCGAGGTACAGCAACAATAATCTAATACAGGCAGTGCAAAATTTTTGAATTCTAGAAAACGGGCTCATTTTCAATCAAAAGGAtttaccaaaaagaaaagaaaataaaataaaataaaataaaataaaaagtcaaatcCAACGAAAAAGAAACATGGGCATACAAAGCACAAACTACAGAGAAGAGAAAAGGTGGAATAAGGTATATACCATTCAACAATGTCACTTACTTGCCAAGGTGAAATCATGTCTTCCGTCTTCATGGTGAAATCCCAGAGGCCTCCATATTTCTCATTGAAGTCCCTTATGCTCATAGTGTTGTAGTCATATATTAACCTGTCACGAGCTCCTCTCTCCGTCTTGTATATCTGGGGTTCAAAGTTGTGTGCTCAATCACGctgaaaataaacataaatagataTGCTCTAATGAACTGATACCGCCCCTGAAAACAATTAGATAAAATCTTGTATGGAAGCATCAGAATTAGATAATACCGGCATATTGAAATACATCCCAGCGGCAACTGCTGGTGGGAAGATCCATCAATATATCTAGCAAAATATCAGCTAAGAATCAACCCAAAATCTTTGCACCTGAACAGTTTATCACCTCTAAATTCTGATCCACATGACTATGTCATCCAAGAGTTTATGGCATTTTATTGAAGGACGACAACAGATTCCCACTCCAACATAAATTGCAAAGTCCTTCTATTCACGTTTCTTTAATTATGTTGCATCAACTGTGTAGGGAAATATAGTGTAACTTCACTCCAAGTACCTTTCAGGATTCCAAGCAATTGAACATAGATCTTGTCATCTTGTTGCAGATTAACAAGATTTCTGTTGATTTGAAATATTCAAACTATATTGTTCTGATTTCTATACATTTCTTTTAACGCTTCCCATGGTTTCAAAGATAACTCTAAGTAGCTGAATATTTCAGCAATACGATTTTTCATAGAGTTAAATAACCAAGATATAATAAGTTGGTCTTTACGTTGCCAAGCTTCATAAGCTTGTGAAGAAGATTTAAGAGGACTAACATGGCTATTCACATAGCTAGGTTTGGATCTTCTACCAAAAGCAATTGTCATAGCTCTTGATCAAGGGAAATAGTTAAATTCATTGAGCAATATTGAGCCTAAACGTTGATTACAATTTGATTTTCCTTCTTGCATATTGCAGGATATATTTGTGCCATCAACACTATTCATTTTGAACGGGTCTTTCATAGGATTCTTAAACAATCAACAGGGTATTAAGAACCTCCCTGATACCATGAAGAAACAAAGAGAAGGAATAAtcttatttcatatattttttgttacagCAGCAGAGGTATATATTGTATACAATATATACAATTGATTTCTGTTATAGCAGAGCAAAGAAGGATGGCTATTAATTCTTCTATATTCACGGTCTATCTTTATTAACTACTATCATGTCACTAGTATGTAGAGCAATCGTAAAATTGGAGCAGTAGGAAGGAAGCTCTACAACTTGTGTTGGAGTTGAACTGAAACTCTGTTATTTGTACAATTTGTGTTGAGGTCAGACTCTTCAATCTGAGCTGCAAGAGAACTATGCAATCCGTGCTAGAGTGGGACTTAATAATCTGCGTTGGAGCGAGAATCTGTTGTCGTCCTTCACTACATTTATTACACCTTGAAAACATGTTGGGGGGGGTTCTGCTGTTGTGTATTCTTCTTTCAGTATTTCCCAATATGGTCTTGATAAGATTCAGGTTCTAGTAAAATGAGATTGCTTACATGCTTGTGTTATTGAAACAGAAGATGCTTGATCCGTTTCTTGAACAAGATTATCGAGGGTTCTCTGGTTTAAAGCACCTAACCCTATTTTCGATATGGATATTACAGATGATTTTGGGTACTGGATTTGCCAAGAGAATTGAGGGTGATGAACTCACTGGCCACtgccattattattatttttttctttcctaccTTATCCGGTTCTATTATTGTAGCCATTGGCTGTAGCCCTGAGGAGCCAAGCTAACTAGTTGAGCTTGAGCCTTTAAATTAAATGCCCGCCTTTTTCATTCTTATCTCGTTGTTTTTGTTCGGAAAAATGTTTGGGTTCCCCGCGTCGTAGGAGTTTGATTGTACAACCTTGGATTCTTTGCAACACGTGTTCCTGGAGTTCTTTGTGCCGGACTGCTTGGAATCGGTTCTGAACGACGTTTCTAAAATACTAGatacatgtctttttttatataaaaaatattaaaaaaatttaaaaatttttaagtttttctgCAAAACTATACTCAAGAATCTTGGATTTAGCTGCAACGCTTGActtaagaataatatttataatattaataataaaattaaatttgcatAACCCAGGTTTAAGTGAGCCTGGCTGCAATACCGGACCcaagaatattggatgtgggtctggctataaggtcgtgtcataaaattatgataattaaatagattaattaaaaaaacaaagaaaaaaatcaataggaaggaaaaaactaatgaacaaaaagaaaaaaaattgaattaattgggttaaccctttaaaccaggttaTCCCATAAAACAtgagattcgcgtcatgaaagtttgataactaaatagaaaaaaaataacgggtttacccagaattaactgagttaacccaTTAAGCCCAgaatacgtgtcatgaaagtatgaaagtctgataattaaatagaaaaaaaaattaactttaacaaactaaactaaatgaaaaaaataactcgtcaaatcagattaacccatcaaactcgaGATCCatatcatgaaaatctgataaagaaataaaataaattaacattaacaaactaaatcaaacaaaaaaaattcattaaaaaaatttaaaaagaaaaaaaaggaaaaacaataatataatataatataatataatacaatacaatataataattataattataattataattataataatataatatattaataagtaaaTATATTAGTAAAAGGCGTGACATGCCCGTCCAATGCCGCGGGCTTGTGGCATGCTTGTGTATTGTTgtggatttataaaaaaaatcatataaaaaaaactgttaacatccataatattttaaaggaaaaaactacaaagttatattatcaaccagctcaatattaaaaaaacaaaatcgacaaaaacaattatgaaaaaaaacaaaaaaaatgaaaaaaagaagatgataattttggaagaaaaaaaaaagcaaaaggcaaataataaaaaaatggaaaaaaaaaacatgtggggaaagttaacgttaaattttcaactaactcaatgttaaaatcatttaagaaaacactgtaacaatctatagtgttttgttaggaaatatacaattataattctcaaccagttcaatattaaaaaaatcaacaaatgtaattttgacaaatataaaaaactgaaaggaaaaaaaacatgcagggaaacactataacaatctatagtgttttatgatgaaatctacagttgtaatttttaaccagctcaatattaaaaacaataaaaacaacaaagacaatttaaaaaaaaaacataacaaaaaaaatcatatgaaaaaacactatagcaatcaacgattttttttttaaaaaaaaagctaaattgtCAACCAGTtcagtatgaaaaaaataaattttaaaaaaaaatatttggaaaaaaatatcgataaaaaaaacatgtggggaaatacAGTAACAAGgcaaaaatcatgtgggaaaatactgtagcaatttacagtgttttaaataactacaaagctaaattctcaatcagcttaatatgaaaaaaataaaatcgataaagataattcttaagaaaaaattatttaataaaaaaccatgtagagaaacattgtagcaatttagtgttttaaagaaaaaaatttaaaatttaaaaactaaattctcaatcagctcaatagtaaaaaaaataaaatcaacaaaaataattatgaaaaaaaataaaatataaagaagaaagacaattttgggaaaaattaaaaaaaatgaaaaaaaacatggggaaagctaaagttaaagctaaattctcaaccaattcaatattgaaaaaaaaaattcaacaaagataatttaaaaaaaacatgtggggaaaacactgtagtaatccatagtgtttttttttaaaaaaaaaaagctacaaaacTAAGTtctcaactagctcaatatattaaaaaatccgacaaagactattttaaaaaaaggaagtcaattttgggtaaaagaaatgaaaaaaaaatgtaaaaaagggaaacaaaagcggaaaaaaaaacacgtggggaaagttatagtgttttaaaggaaaaaaaactaaattttcaaccagcttaatagtaaaaaaataaaatcaacaaaaataattatgaaaaaaaaacaaaacatgtaaaaaatgataattttggaaaaaaaataaaaacaaataaaaaaaacatgtggggaaagttaAAGTTAGATTATGAGccagctcaatattgaaaaaataaattcgataaagataattttttaaaaaaatatgtgtggaAATActgcagcaaaacaaaaactatgcaGGGgaaacactttttttaaaaaaactataaagctaaattctcaactaacttaatataaaaaaataaaatctacaaagatcattttgaaaaaaaaatcataaaaagaaaaaaaaacagtgtatgagaatattatagcaatctacaatgttttaaagaaaaaaactacatagttaaattttcaaccagctcaatatttaaaaaaaattagcaaagataatttaaaaacaaaattaaaaaaaattaaaaaaaggaagaagaagtcaattttgggtaaaaaaaaaggaaaaacacatgtaaaaaatagaagaaacaaaagcaaaaaaaaaagctacagaaaaaaaagaagaaacaaaatgctAGAGTGAAAAATCTACGCGTTTTAGAgttcttattaatgtttttggattacTTTGATATagtgatattaaaatttattttaaaaaaaattattgtaatatatttttaaataaaaaatattttaaaaaattattattactatactCTTAAATACCTGATTATTATTAGaaagcaacaataatatatctatatttttatcctGTTTAAACAGTTTTTTTGGATGTTATATTTTGCCCCAGTTTAGGAGTGATACTCAACTAgagggtaattaattttttttattatatatatatttagattatttggatgtattaatgataaaaataaaatttaaaaaataaaaaatattttaatatatttttaaataaaaaatattttaaaaataataataagatactCTCAAATACTAAAAAAGCACAGAATCATCGCTATCCGTTTTATACCCTTACTTTAAGGGGGGATATGCTTCAACAGAAGATGAATAATGTTAAGGaatacttttttctttctcggataatgtttgagaatgtggttcaattcgtgtttttaaaaaaattgaatttttttttaaaatttaatatgatttgtacgttttggatcgttttaatgtgttgatgtcaaaaataattttttaaaaataaaaaaacatcattgacatgcattttgacacgaaaatttatttgaaaagcacccgcaaccacactgccaaacaaactCTTACATTTCATCACTCTTCCTCAAATTTAAATAcagtattttatattaaaaattcttAATCTTAACTGTTATATTATATTCTTAGAAATTTATTATCGCGCTTTTGATATATAaagtatcaataaaaatataatatattaataaagaaattcattttatatcaaatgATTATTTAGTTTTACTAGATaacatattaataaataaaagaaatctcTTCCGGAAActcgagaaaaaaaacaaaaatgaaataatatacaaacaaaaacacatatCCGTACACTATACTTGACATGTCAAATTCAATGgcatgattttcaatttaaattagtgGGAAatgtaagaagaaaaaataaatcaacattacgttttttaactttaatattaTCAACCATCATATTCTATTTTTAACCAGATAAATTGTTCTATAtctcattaataaaaatattctcatcatcaaaatcaagttttcttTATGATGGATGTTCATTGCATCATCCACAACTCACATCAagatcatgtttttaaatttttgtttttattaaaatttaatatagtttgtatgttttagatcgttttgatgtggtgatgtcacaaataattttttaaaaataaaaaaaatatcattgacatgtattttgacacaaaggttatttgaaaaataaccgctaCCATACTGTCAAGCACCCTAtgcatttaaaaatatgtttttaataggTGATCTAATGGTAAgaatttgaaactaaaatgtttgttttctttgtaatttaatatttaagtcCTATGGTTGTTAATATAATGACCACTAaagacttacatgatcgttaatatTAGGGTTTATGAAATTAATCGAAATACTTGCAAACTGACCCAAATAaccatgttaataaaatatatatatatattttttccttttcaattaattcaaacaaacaaaaaatatatagcaaaatatactaaaaacaaaacaatacctGCTCATggcaaaatataataataacaaaacattattattattattattattattattggtgtcAACGCATTTTCATAATGGCAAACGAAACAAAATTGGAATCCGAAAATGGAAAGAGCATACCTGGTAAAGCTTAATTGGTTGTCGTGtctccctcctcctcctcctccccatCTTCTTTCTTTAACAATATCTCCTCCCTCTCCCACTCCCACTCTCCTTCGCTCCTCTTTTTCCGCTCCACGTTCGCTCTCTACGTAAGCGTCCCTTCTCCCTCTCTAGTCTCCTCGCAATGCTTAGTTTATTTCATTAACGTTAGAACTCCATTTTTCTTCCACCTTTAAAAAGTGTGGATTCTTCGTTGCTTATCCTCCTCAAGTttgcttgttttgtttgatCATAATACGGCTAAATTAATGATTGAtcttgtttgataattgatggGTTTGACCCCGATTGACCgaatttgctttctttcttgatGCTACTTGCTTGTTGTTGTTCGCTGCTGGCTTGTTCTCTCTTTTGATGATATTTGTTTTCCCTTCAATCTGTAGTAAACGATCTTCTGCCATTCAAGCATTAATGGACGCCTCTGTATCTTCCTCACCGAAGGATCTGCCAGTTGGGTTAGATGCTAAAACTGAGGAAGAGTATGCTTCCCTTTCCAGTTTACTTCAAGAGTTCACTAGCATCCCTAACATTGACAAGGCATGGACTTTTAAGTCTAACACTGGTAAGTCTAGTTATTTATGCgactttaacttttttttttctttttcctgtttgTGTTTCTTGAAACAATTTTTGGTGCAGGAATTGGTTCCCAGGCAATGTTTTCGATTAGCCAAGCAAATCTTCTGGCTAATAAGAGGAGGAAGTATGCTCTATCTGCTAATATCTCGAAAGGGAGTGGC is a window of Populus nigra chromosome 10, ddPopNigr1.1, whole genome shotgun sequence DNA encoding:
- the LOC133705226 gene encoding serine/threonine receptor-like kinase NFP translates to MRPASRLVSSLLFFLSYSNILHHLQAQPTTQGFTCPANQRSFPCQTYAFYRASAPNFLDLASIGDLFSVSRLMISKPSNISSPTSPLIPNQPLFVPLSCSCNTINISTSISSANITYTIKEGNTFYIVSTEYFQNLTTYQSVELFNPTLIPELLDIGVEVIFPIFCKCPNQTQLQNKVNYLVSYVFQPSDNLSSVASTFGVETKSIVDVNGNNIQPYDTIFVPVNQLPQLAQPTDRALKVNRIGT